The Microbacterium sp. KUDC0406 genome includes a window with the following:
- a CDS encoding C45 family autoproteolytic acyltransferase/hydolase, with protein sequence MEITHLDPVSGLAWSVFRGGREEVMRALGSEHADAIHAFRDLRGGSWQAQVRRADGAAAERFDAVRESTSRLLPVESQELAWIAEGAGVPERELWARNLRGDLGRDGTGCSDLALTTDAGVLMGHNEDGDGELRDEIRLVTLDIEGDPTITAVWYPGMLPSNAFVTTADGLAFGMDHVPVVTADTSGAGRHFVARHAQRQHSGEAARAALSVGALRRRLRVRRRRRRRARGPDRECGGARRPRIGPVSAHEPSAPARRHRGRPRGAR encoded by the coding sequence ATGGAGATCACCCACCTCGACCCCGTCTCCGGCCTCGCCTGGAGCGTGTTCCGCGGCGGGCGCGAAGAGGTCATGCGCGCTCTCGGCAGCGAGCATGCCGACGCGATCCATGCGTTCCGCGACCTGCGGGGAGGGAGTTGGCAGGCGCAGGTGCGCCGAGCGGACGGCGCCGCGGCCGAGCGGTTCGACGCGGTCAGGGAGTCGACCAGTCGGCTGCTGCCGGTCGAATCCCAGGAGCTCGCCTGGATCGCGGAGGGCGCAGGCGTGCCTGAGAGGGAGCTCTGGGCGAGGAACCTGCGCGGCGATCTGGGCAGGGACGGCACCGGATGCAGCGATCTCGCGCTGACCACGGATGCCGGCGTGCTGATGGGGCACAACGAGGACGGCGACGGTGAGCTGCGCGACGAGATCCGCCTGGTCACCCTCGACATCGAGGGCGACCCCACGATCACGGCGGTCTGGTACCCGGGGATGCTGCCCTCCAACGCGTTCGTGACCACGGCCGACGGTCTCGCGTTCGGGATGGATCACGTGCCGGTGGTCACCGCGGACACGAGCGGCGCCGGCCGTCACTTCGTCGCACGGCATGCGCAGCGTCAGCACAGCGGAGAGGCGGCGCGGGCCGCCCTGTCCGTCGGTGCCCTGCGCCGGCGGCTTCGCGTTCGACGTCGCCGACGCCGCAGGGCACGCGGACCTGATCGAGAATGCGGCGGGGCGCGTCGACCGCGCATCGGGCCGGTATCTGCACACGAACCATCTGCGCCTGCTCGACGGCACCGTGGACGGCCTCGCGGTGCCCGATGA